In one Gossypium hirsutum isolate 1008001.06 chromosome D09, Gossypium_hirsutum_v2.1, whole genome shotgun sequence genomic region, the following are encoded:
- the LOC107892730 gene encoding uncharacterized protein codes for MIENAVRNGKIDAGENFKRPTSRKKEGKVNNVSTYNKGFSKPITIGSPRMVATSHQCPPRQESSSRSEKPQFTPISITYRELYQNLFNAHVVSLFYLRPMQPPFLKWYDTNAQCEYHAGITGHSIENCTAFKKVVERLIKMDIVKLDDPSGPNVAGNLLPDHTDKGVNAIAEGGSKRIKADVMEVRTPLKCVWEQMVCRGLITQDLDERPKGAGIYCEFHAKKGHNIQECVEFKTMVQNLMDNKEIEFYEEFKEFEEREICASEEGPIERFQMVNHPVVIISQPMSNEAGIQIPPKVIIQKPVPFSYKDNKKVPWNYDYNVTIPGEGNPINVSEKSNDDGFNTRSGKRYDPATSKTEPAKGKALVVERKKEKAVLTESPVNELVTENEVREFLKFLKHSEYSVVEQLHKQPARISVLVLHPDPRSFPD; via the coding sequence atgattgaaaatgcagtaAGAAATGGTAAAATAGATGCGGGGGAAAACTTTAAAAGACCGACTTCGAGGAAGAAAGAAGGCAAGGTAAATAATGTGAGTACATACAACAAGGGATTTTCAAAGCCAATCACTATTGGTTCACCAAGGATGGTAGCTACCAGTCATCAATGCCCTCCAAGGCAGGAGTCCAGTTCGAGGTCAGAAAAACCCCAGTTTACACCTATCTCGATAACGTATAGAGAGTTGTACCAAAATCTATTTAATGCACATGTGGTATCTCTTTTTTATCTAAGACCCATGCAACCCCCGTTCCTTAAGTGGTATGACACAAACGCTCAATGCGAATATCATGCAGGGATAACGGGGCATTCGATTGAGAATTGTACTGCATTTAAGAAGGTGGTCGAAAGACTCATCAAAATGGATATTGTAAAATTAGATGACCCCTCCGGTCCAAATGTAGCAGGAAACCTGTTGCCCGATCATACGGATAAAGGGGTAAATGCGATAGCCGAGGGTGGAAGTAAGAGAATTAAGGCAGATGTGATGGAGGTAAGAACCCCATTGAAATGTGTTTGGGAACAGATGGTATGTAGGGGTCTAATCACTCAAGATTTAGATGAAAGGCCTAAAGGGGCAGGAATATACTGTGAGTTCCATGCCAAGAAAGGTCATAATATCCAAGAATGTGTAGAGTTCAAGACcatggtgcaaaatctgatggACAATAAAGAGATAGAGTTTTATGAAGAATTCAAGGAATTTGAAGAAAGAGAGATCTGCGCCTCAGAGGAAGGACCCATAGAAAGGTTCCAGATGGtcaatcacccagtggtgattatttcacaGCCAATGAGCAATGAAGCAGGGATACAAATACCACCGaaagtcataatccaaaaaccagTACCCTTTTCCTATAAGgataacaaaaaggttccttggaattatgaCTATAACGTGACAATACCAGGAGAGGGGAACCCGATAAATGTTTCAGAAAAGAGTAATGATGATGGATTCAACACACGTAGTGGAAAGCGTTACGATCCAGCAACTTCAAAAACAGAGCCTgcaaaaggaaaagccttggtgGTCGAACGAAAGAAGGAAAAGGCGGTCCTAACTGAATCACCTGTCAACGAGCTAGTAACGGAGAATGAAGTTAGGGAGTTTCTAAAGTTCTTAAAACATAGTGAATACAGTGTCGTAGAGCAGTTACATAAACAACCAGCTCGTATCTCGGTACTAGTGTTACACCCTGACCCGCGTTCATTTCcagattag